The following proteins are encoded in a genomic region of Oncorhynchus keta strain PuntledgeMale-10-30-2019 chromosome 35, Oket_V2, whole genome shotgun sequence:
- the LOC118368540 gene encoding uncharacterized protein LOC118368540 produces the protein MNIPHGTTWRPTSSRILLKMTSTVSPVTNFTTIFSNTTITTKSKEQILTQSSGAMIAVIVIGIIILLTILLVILRTYNRRTHASRVLGTGSKGPPRQKMSSSTVQTSMPLGSFALSSSMSENGFRLPRVELNSLDQNNLEQQSRISDSTVVTIHDTPSLGNT, from the exons GATATTGTTGAAGATGACTTCAACTGTCTCACCTGTGACCAACTTCACTACAATATTCTCCAATACCACAATCACCACCAAGTCCAAAGAACAAATACTCACTcaga GTTCAGGGGCTATGATTGCTGTCATTGTCATCGGGATCATTATCCTTCTAACCATACTACTTGTCATCCTGAGGACATACAACAG GCGGACACATGCGTCCAGAGTGCTGGGTACAGGCTCCAAAGGGCCACCTCGACAGAAGATGTCCTCTTCTACAGTGCAGACCAGCATGCCCTTGGGGAGCTTTGCGCTGTCAAGTAGTATGTCCGAAAATGGATTCCGGCTGCCCCGAGTGGAACTAAACAGCCTGGACCAAAACAACTTGGAGCAACAAAGCAGAATCAGCGATTCGACAGTAGTCACCATACATGATACTCCATCACTAGGGAATACATAG